One Candidatus Omnitrophota bacterium DNA window includes the following coding sequences:
- a CDS encoding acetyltransferase translates to MKNVPERVFLYGSGGHAKVIIDILRLNGVEVAVCLDDDPAKSGGLVMGVPIRYAPDELARLKEQGVLTGIVGIGNNRIREEKAALLRAQGFRLAATMHPAAIIARDVVIGDGTAVMAGVVVNCGARIGENAILNTSCSVDHDCIVGDNVHISPGARLGGTVVIGDGTQIGIGAVVLPNLKIGRNVIVGGGAAVIGDLPDSVTAVGVPARIIPQK, encoded by the coding sequence ATGAAAAACGTTCCCGAACGCGTTTTCCTTTATGGTTCCGGCGGCCATGCCAAGGTCATCATCGATATCCTGCGTCTGAACGGCGTAGAGGTCGCTGTCTGTCTGGACGACGATCCCGCCAAATCGGGCGGTCTGGTCATGGGCGTCCCTATTCGCTATGCGCCGGATGAACTAGCGCGATTGAAAGAGCAGGGCGTACTCACGGGCATTGTCGGCATCGGGAACAATCGCATCCGCGAAGAGAAAGCCGCTCTTCTCCGCGCCCAAGGCTTTCGACTCGCCGCGACGATGCATCCCGCCGCTATTATCGCCCGCGACGTTGTCATAGGAGATGGAACCGCCGTCATGGCGGGAGTAGTAGTGAATTGCGGCGCGCGTATCGGCGAAAACGCCATTCTCAACACTTCATGCAGCGTCGATCACGATTGCATCGTTGGAGACAACGTTCATATCTCTCCCGGCGCCCGTTTAGGGGGAACCGTCGTCATCGGCGACGGAACCCAAATCGGCATTGGAGCCGTGGTTCTGCCTAATCTGAAAATCGGAAGAAACGTCATCGTCGGCGGAGGCGCGGCGGTGATCGGCGATCTTCCCGACAGCGTCACGGCAGTCGGCGTTCCCGCGAGAATTATTCCCCAAAAATGA
- a CDS encoding aldo/keto reductase: MTDRRQFIQSIAALAAAAMAPPLSFAEAAEKKKDRLGDWLPTRPLGKTGEAVTMLGIGGYHFGDASEKDAQELMEAALEGGVRFFDNAVQYQNGGSEERMGKLLTPKYRDVIFLMTKSTEKTGEKALQDLENSLRRLKTEYVDLWQIHGLESPEDADERLANGVLDTALKAKESGKVRHIGFTGHMTYKAHLRMLERTKENNPFSTCQMPINVIDPSYESFSLNVLPQLTECGIGALAMKTLAFGRLITIGKEGSRVIPDRLSVEEALHFVWSLPISCLITGAVSAKEIKEKIAYARSFSAMDKEKREKLIAKVSDLAGKEREWYKA, encoded by the coding sequence ATGACAGACCGCCGTCAGTTTATTCAATCCATCGCCGCGCTCGCCGCCGCTGCGATGGCGCCGCCACTTTCTTTCGCCGAAGCTGCCGAAAAGAAGAAAGATCGTCTCGGCGATTGGTTGCCTACTCGTCCCTTAGGTAAGACGGGGGAAGCCGTAACGATGCTGGGAATAGGCGGATACCATTTCGGCGACGCCAGCGAGAAAGACGCCCAGGAATTGATGGAAGCGGCGTTGGAGGGCGGCGTGCGCTTTTTTGACAACGCCGTGCAATACCAAAACGGCGGCTCGGAAGAACGCATGGGAAAATTGTTGACGCCCAAATACCGCGACGTGATTTTCCTCATGACCAAATCGACGGAAAAGACCGGCGAAAAAGCATTGCAAGACCTGGAAAATTCGCTGCGGCGATTGAAAACGGAATACGTCGATCTGTGGCAGATTCACGGCCTCGAAAGTCCCGAAGACGCCGACGAGCGTCTGGCCAACGGCGTGCTGGATACGGCGCTGAAAGCGAAAGAAAGCGGCAAGGTCCGCCATATCGGTTTCACCGGCCATATGACGTATAAAGCTCATTTGCGCATGTTGGAACGGACGAAAGAGAACAATCCATTCTCAACCTGCCAAATGCCCATCAACGTCATCGATCCCAGCTATGAAAGTTTCAGCCTCAACGTGCTGCCCCAATTGACGGAGTGTGGAATCGGGGCGCTGGCGATGAAGACGCTGGCGTTCGGGCGCTTGATTACTATCGGCAAAGAGGGATCGCGAGTCATCCCTGACCGTCTCAGCGTGGAGGAAGCGCTGCATTTCGTATGGTCGCTGCCCATCAGCTGCCTGATAACGGGAGCGGTGAGCGCCAAGGAGATCAAAGAAAAAATCGCATACGCGCGTTCCTTCAGCGCGATGGATAAGGAGAAGCGGGAAAAATTGATCGCCAAAGTCTCCGATCTCGCAGGCAAGGAAAGAGAATGGTACAAGGCGTAG